From Roseburia hominis, the proteins below share one genomic window:
- a CDS encoding glycoside hydrolase family 3 protein, producing MNKRKKRQRSKKKKGIVILVFIVCVVMAGICAVGMGLKERQAKDSEEEAGKKEQKENVQSDGQEEAPDEVKTPEKTPEELLKEEVEALTLEEKTAQIFMVTPEQLTGVGVAVAAGDVTRQAVDDYPVGGIIYFRQNLQSPEQVEEMLSNVQSYTRERIGVPMLLAIDEEGGQVTRISGTQGFDVPEFPYMSEVAKGGDPQKVREIGEQIGAYLKEYGFNMDFAPDADVLINPQNQVVRYRSFGADPELVSAMALAQFEGLKSQGIVGTYKHFPGHGGTTADTHEGYGYIETTIEELREREMVPFRDGIDAGVQVIMAGHISCPNITGDTRPATLSPMLLQQILREEMGFEGMVITDAMNMGAITQQYSSGQAAVEAVKAGVDMILMPEDFKAAYQGILDAVKSGELTEERLTESVCRIWKVKKGLENE from the coding sequence ATGAATAAGAGAAAGAAAAGACAAAGAAGTAAAAAGAAAAAAGGTATTGTCATATTGGTTTTTATAGTCTGCGTTGTGATGGCCGGAATCTGTGCAGTAGGAATGGGCTTAAAAGAAAGGCAGGCGAAGGATTCTGAGGAAGAAGCAGGGAAGAAAGAACAGAAAGAGAATGTTCAGTCAGATGGGCAGGAGGAAGCGCCAGATGAGGTGAAGACTCCGGAAAAAACGCCGGAAGAGCTTCTAAAAGAAGAGGTGGAGGCTCTGACCTTAGAGGAAAAAACGGCGCAGATTTTTATGGTGACTCCGGAACAGCTTACCGGCGTGGGCGTAGCCGTCGCGGCGGGAGATGTAACCCGTCAGGCGGTGGACGACTACCCGGTAGGAGGGATTATTTATTTCCGCCAGAATCTGCAATCACCGGAGCAGGTGGAGGAAATGCTGTCAAATGTGCAGTCTTATACGAGGGAGAGAATCGGTGTTCCGATGCTGCTTGCCATTGATGAGGAAGGCGGACAGGTGACCAGAATCAGCGGTACGCAGGGATTTGATGTGCCTGAGTTTCCCTATATGAGTGAGGTTGCAAAAGGGGGTGACCCGCAGAAGGTCAGAGAGATCGGTGAACAGATCGGAGCATATCTGAAGGAGTACGGGTTCAATATGGATTTTGCGCCGGATGCGGATGTTCTTATAAATCCACAGAATCAAGTTGTGCGGTATCGGTCCTTCGGAGCAGACCCGGAACTGGTATCAGCTATGGCGCTTGCCCAGTTCGAGGGACTTAAGAGCCAGGGAATCGTAGGCACATACAAGCATTTTCCAGGACATGGGGGCACTACGGCGGATACGCATGAAGGATATGGATATATTGAGACCACGATCGAGGAGCTTAGGGAGCGGGAAATGGTGCCGTTCAGGGACGGCATTGATGCAGGCGTACAGGTGATCATGGCAGGGCATATCTCCTGTCCGAATATTACGGGGGATACCAGGCCTGCGACACTTTCGCCCATGCTGCTTCAGCAGATTCTTCGCGAGGAAATGGGATTTGAAGGCATGGTGATCACCGATGCCATGAACATGGGAGCGATCACACAGCAGTATTCGTCCGGGCAGGCGGCTGTGGAAGCCGTCAAAGCTGGCGTGGATATGATACTCATGCCAGAGGATTTTAAGGCTGCTTACCAGGGTATCTTAGATGCGGTGAAAAGCGGAGAACTGACAGAAGAGAGGCTTACTGAGTCGGTGTGCCGGATCTGGAAGGTAAAAAAAGGGCTTGAGAATGAATAA
- a CDS encoding AAA family ATPase, whose protein sequence is MGNYIETKNEIENYIFARIPLIILDTKERERAERLLAEAGREMKIEIACYTDTRQVYHLGSNVTRDVDFDPLPFVADQFRRKRGVTFVLGDVRKISEESMFAREIVNLLYLAIEQACTLIIITPDMVWQRVAAFGLKISLDLPDAGEREAQIQRFKTRFGGRFPIEWAEDEISRASALLRGFTELQIENILSSVMVEHGGLGREQLYELTRLKSRMYAAVPCIQEVRVREDLEVSGLDRLKDWLREKKKLFFVPDEVLRKYDLTPPKGILLAGVPGCGKSYSAKMTAREWELPLFRFDIGSVYDKWVGESERRMREALRFIDNVAPCVVWIDEIEKALSISNAGNDTGKRVLGQFLFWLQESESRVFLVATANDIGKLPPELFRKGRFSEMFFVDLPKENERRQAICQYGMRSLRCHFGTEFLEELVQMTEGFSFADIEYVIKEAAQKVLLYGTDGVGEEQIRELFQRVIPFERTNPEAVEALRRWGAKRAVSASIEENEGGEGHE, encoded by the coding sequence ATGGGAAATTACATAGAGACCAAAAATGAGATTGAAAATTACATATTTGCCAGAATTCCTTTGATTATCCTGGATACGAAAGAACGGGAGCGGGCTGAGCGGCTTTTGGCCGAGGCCGGTCGGGAGATGAAGATCGAGATTGCCTGTTATACGGATACCCGGCAGGTCTATCATCTGGGCAGCAATGTGACGAGAGATGTGGATTTTGATCCTCTTCCGTTCGTGGCGGATCAGTTTCGCAGGAAACGCGGCGTAACATTTGTACTGGGTGATGTGCGCAAGATCAGTGAGGAAAGTATGTTTGCCAGAGAAATCGTAAACCTGCTCTATCTTGCGATAGAACAGGCGTGTACCTTGATCATCATTACACCGGATATGGTGTGGCAGAGGGTTGCCGCATTTGGACTTAAGATTTCTTTGGATCTGCCGGATGCCGGAGAAAGAGAGGCGCAGATCCAGAGATTTAAGACTAGATTTGGCGGCCGTTTTCCGATTGAATGGGCGGAGGATGAGATTTCCCGGGCATCGGCATTATTAAGGGGTTTTACGGAGCTTCAGATTGAAAATATCCTGTCTTCGGTGATGGTAGAGCATGGTGGGCTGGGAAGAGAGCAGCTTTATGAGCTTACGCGGCTGAAAAGCAGAATGTATGCTGCTGTTCCGTGTATTCAGGAGGTCAGGGTCAGGGAGGATTTGGAAGTCTCGGGACTTGACCGATTAAAGGACTGGCTGCGGGAAAAGAAAAAACTCTTTTTTGTGCCGGACGAAGTCCTGAGAAAATATGATCTTACGCCGCCAAAAGGCATTCTGCTTGCCGGAGTACCGGGGTGCGGGAAATCCTATTCGGCTAAAATGACGGCCAGGGAGTGGGAATTACCGCTTTTTCGGTTTGATATTGGAAGCGTGTACGATAAATGGGTAGGAGAGAGCGAGCGGAGAATGCGGGAGGCGCTTAGGTTCATTGACAATGTGGCTCCCTGTGTTGTGTGGATCGATGAGATCGAGAAAGCACTATCCATATCGAATGCCGGTAATGATACGGGGAAACGGGTGCTCGGACAGTTTCTGTTCTGGCTTCAGGAGTCGGAAAGCCGGGTGTTCCTGGTAGCGACGGCCAATGATATTGGGAAATTACCGCCAGAGCTTTTTAGAAAAGGTCGTTTTTCTGAAATGTTCTTTGTTGATCTGCCGAAAGAAAATGAGAGGCGGCAGGCAATCTGCCAATACGGTATGAGGAGTCTGCGCTGTCATTTCGGGACAGAGTTCCTGGAAGAACTGGTACAGATGACAGAGGGATTTTCTTTTGCAGACATTGAGTACGTGATCAAAGAGGCTGCCCAGAAGGTACTTCTGTATGGCACAGATGGAGTGGGAGAGGAGCAGATCCGCGAATTGTTCCAAAGAGTGATACCGTTTGAGAGGACGAACCCTGAGGCGGTGGAAGCCTTGCGCAGATGGGGAGCAAAGCGCGCGGTGTCTGCATCGATAGAAGAAAACGAGGGAGGAGAAGGTCATGAGTGA
- a CDS encoding zinc-ribbon domain-containing protein, with amino-acid sequence MGENTCMRCGKPCGAGETMCEECQAWFAQKTAGNAGQKKFKKIRIPEQSRGSQFCTKCGKKMPIEAKFCTGCGNPLRRAAKMTEGEKNAENNRRDAAGETGDSGNTGVEQKEPDTGKASGKGAKKILTAVAALVLVAALIFGAWLFLGDRKETGGKQQASSAENAEGNGIGKAVYEESEEEKAAREKAEQEKVEQEKAKKEEERLRKEQEEKERAEREAQEKAARELSIHSYEVVVSDCTWEQAYADCKNRGGYLVRINSAEEYSHIIGILQNYGKIHFYLGGKRGPQGVDYYWVDNEGAFMGECLNAVDSWTAGGYWFKNEPSFVDTGSGGAGRNIEEAYMNLFCVSGTWYLNDSSGSLAIDYPDLLAGKVGYIVEYE; translated from the coding sequence ATGGGAGAGAATACATGTATGCGCTGCGGGAAACCGTGTGGCGCAGGTGAAACGATGTGTGAGGAGTGTCAGGCGTGGTTTGCTCAGAAGACGGCAGGAAATGCAGGGCAGAAGAAGTTCAAGAAGATTCGTATACCGGAGCAGAGCAGAGGCAGCCAGTTCTGCACGAAATGCGGAAAGAAAATGCCGATCGAGGCAAAGTTCTGTACCGGTTGTGGAAATCCGCTTAGGAGAGCCGCTAAGATGACGGAAGGAGAGAAGAACGCAGAAAACAATCGGAGGGATGCAGCCGGAGAAACGGGGGATTCAGGCAATACAGGTGTAGAACAAAAGGAACCGGATACAGGGAAAGCTTCCGGAAAAGGGGCTAAGAAAATTCTGACAGCAGTGGCAGCACTTGTTCTGGTGGCAGCGCTGATCTTTGGAGCCTGGCTGTTCCTGGGAGATAGGAAGGAGACCGGTGGGAAGCAACAGGCCTCTTCTGCGGAGAATGCCGAAGGAAACGGAATCGGCAAGGCGGTCTATGAAGAGAGTGAGGAAGAGAAAGCCGCAAGGGAGAAAGCGGAGCAGGAGAAAGTGGAGCAGGAGAAGGCGAAGAAAGAAGAAGAACGGCTCAGAAAAGAGCAGGAGGAAAAAGAACGGGCGGAGCGGGAGGCCCAGGAAAAGGCAGCGCGTGAGCTTTCAATCCATAGCTATGAGGTAGTGGTCTCAGACTGCACCTGGGAACAGGCTTATGCAGACTGCAAAAACCGGGGCGGATATCTGGTTCGCATCAATTCGGCCGAGGAGTACAGTCATATTATAGGTATACTGCAGAATTATGGTAAGATTCATTTCTACCTTGGGGGTAAACGTGGACCGCAGGGAGTCGACTATTATTGGGTGGATAACGAAGGCGCTTTTATGGGAGAATGTCTGAATGCGGTGGATTCCTGGACTGCCGGTGGATACTGGTTTAAAAATGAGCCAAGTTTTGTGGATACCGGCTCCGGAGGAGCGGGACGCAACATTGAGGAAGCGTACATGAACCTGTTTTGTGTATCCGGAACCTGGTATCTCAATGATTCTTCGGGAAGCCTGGCAATAGATTATCCGGATCTTCTTGCAGGAAAAGTCGGATATATAGTGGAATATGAATAA